The DNA sequence GTCCCGCTGCCCATCGGCAACGGCGAACAGCGGCTCAACGCCCAGCCGGTCGTCAAGGCCGGCGGCGGACTGCTGGTCGACGACGCGGAACTGACGCCGGAGTGGGTGCAGCAGAACGTGCTCCCGGTCCTCGCCGACCCGCACCGGCTGTACGAGATGTCCCGCGCCGCCGCCGAGTTCGGCCGCCGGGACGCCGACGACCTCCTCGTCGGCATGGTGTACGAGGCGATCGCCGCCCGTGCGCATCGTTAGACGCGTCTGACGGAAGGGCAGGCAACGTGGCCGGATCGACCACCGCCGAGCGCGGTGCACGCCAGCAGGGGTCGTCCGGCCCCCCGCCGCCCGTCCGGCGGTTCGGGCAACGGCATGTTCGTCGGATCATCGTTTCGGCCATCGCCCTGCTGTTCCTCGGCAGCGGGGCGTTCTGGCTGCTCTACGGGTCGGACCTGGTCCGCGTGGAACGCGTCACCGTGTCGGGGACCCGGGTGCTGACGCCGGACCAGGTCCGCGCCGCCGCCGACGTGCCGCTCGGGGAACAGCTGGTGTCCGTGGACACCGACGCGATCGAGGCGCGTCTCGCCCATGAGCTGCCCCGAATTGACATGGTTGACGTGATCCGTTCCTGGCCGAGCGAAATCACGCTGAAAGTGGCGGAACGCACCCCTGTTCTTCTCATTCACCAAGGCGAGAAGTTCGTCGAAGTGGACGACGAAGGCGTCCGTTTCGCCACGGTCGCCAAGGCGCCCAAGGGCGTACCCGCTCTGGAATTGGCCGTCTCCGGAACCGGTTCCACGGCACCGAGCCTGCGTCGCTTCGGCCAGGACCGGCTGGTGCGGGAGGCGGTACGGGTGGCCGGCGACCTTCCGTCCGCCGTGGCCCGCACGACCCGGAGCGTCAAGGTCCGTTCCTATGACGACATCTCGCTGGAGCTGACGGACGGCCGGACGGTCGACTGGGGAAGCGGTGAGAAGAACGCCGAGAAGGGTCGTACTCTCACCGCGCTCATGAAAGCGGAGCCCGGCGCGCGGCACTTCGACGTCAGCGTTCCCACGGCCCCCGCGTCATCGGGAAGTTGACGCACATCAGCGCAGGCCAGCACCCTGGTTGGGCAGCGCTACGGCTGATCACATAGGGTGAAAAGAAAAACGGGAGGTTCGGCGTGTTCGTTGAACGCGCGCCACTTGTCGACTTAGTGTCCTGTTCAGAAGACTCCAGGGAACAGACACACTGGTAACCCTAAACTTCAACGTTAGGGTTCGGGTCGGCGCTACGGACCGTCCCATTCGGCATCAGTCGTCGGGTCGCGGGGGCATCAGTGCTTCAGCGGTCGGGCGACACGTAACTCGAGGCGAGAGGCCTTCGACGTGGCAGCACCGCAGAACTACCTCGCAGTCATCAAAGTCATCGGTGTCGGCGGCGGTGGTGTCAATGCCATCAACCGGATGATCGAGGTCGGTCTCAAGGGCGTCGAGTTCATCGCCATCAACACCGACGCGCAAGCTCTGTTGATGAGCGACGCCGACGTCAAGCTCGACGTCGGCCGTGAACTCACCCGCGGACTCGGCGCCGGAGCCAACCCGGCCGTCGGCCGCAAGGCCGCCGAGGACCACCGCGAGGAGATCGAGGAGGTCCTCAAGGGGGCCGACATGGTCTTCGTGACGGCCGGTGAGGGCGGCGGCACCGGCACCGGCGGCGCGCCCGTCGTGGCCAACATCGCCCGCTCGCTCGGTGCCCTCACCATCGGTGTGGTCACCCGCCCGTTCACCTTCGAGGGACGGCGCCGCGCGAACCAGGCCGAGGACGGCATCGCGGAGCTCCGCGAAGAGGTCGACACCCTCATCGTGATCCCGAACGACCGGCTGCTGTCCATCTCGGACCGCCAGGTGTCGGTCCTCGACGCCTTCAAGTCGGCCGACCAGGTGCTCCTCTCCGGTGTGCAGGGCATCACCGACCTCATCACCACGCCCGGTCTGATCAACCTCGACTTCGCCGACGTCAAGTCCGTCATGTCCGAGGCCGGTTCGGCGCTCATGGGCATCGGCTCGGCCCGCGGCGACGACCGCGCGGTGGCCGCCGCCGAGATGGCCATCTCCTCGCCGCTGCTGGAGGCCTCCATCGACGGCGCCCGCGGCGTGCTGCTCTCCATCTCCGGCGGCAGCGACCTCGGCCTGTTCGAGATCAACGAGGCGGCCCAGCTGGTGAGCGAGGCCGCGCACCCCGAGGCCAACATCATCTTCGGCGCGGTGATCGACGACGCCCTCGGCGACGAGGTCCGGGTCACCGTGATCGCGGCCGGCTTCGACGGCGGCCAGCCCCCGGCCAAGCGGGACAACGTCCTCGGTTCGTCCTCGGCCAAGCGCGAGGAGCCCGCCCCGGCGCGGCAGCCCGAGAGCCGCCCGTCCTTCGGCTCGCTCGGCAGCGTCACGCCGAAGGAGGACCCGGAGCCGGTGGCCCCGGAGCCGGTGAACGACATCCCGGTCGTCCAGCCGCCGGTCCCGCCGTCGCGGTCCTACGACAGCGCCGCCGAGGAACTGGACGTACCGGACTTCCTGAAGTGATAGGACAGCGCGAGAGCGTGAGCGGCGCGCACTTCGCCTTCACCGACCGGTGGGGCGGGGTGAGCGCCGCTCCGTATGAGGAGCTCAACCTCGGGGGAGCGGTCGGCGACGACCCCGGCGCGGTCCGCACCAACCGCGAACTGGCCGCCAAGTCCCTCGGCGTCGACCCGGCCCTGGTGGTCTGGATGAACCAGGTCCACGGGGCCGACGTGGTCGTGGTCGACGAGCCGTGGGGCGAGCGTCCCGTGCCGGAGGTCGACGCGATCGTCACCGCCCGGCGGGGACTCGCCCTCGCGGTGCTGACCGCCGACTGCGTGCCGGTCCTGCTGGCGGACCCCGTCGCCGGAGTCGTCGCCGCGGCCCACGCGGGCCGGCCCGGACTGGTCGCCGGGGTGGTCCCCGCCGCCGTACGGGCCATGACCGGACTCGGCGCCGAACCCTCGCGGATCGTCGCCCGCACCGGACCCGCCGTCTGCGGCCGGTGCTACGAGGTGCCGGAGGCGATGCGCGCCGAGGTGGCCGCCGCCGAGCCGGCGGCGCACGCCGTCACGAGCTGGGGCACACCGGCGGTCGACGTCGCCGCGGGCGTGCACGCGCAGCTCGAACGGCTCGGGGTGCGCGACCGGGAGCAGTCGCCGGTGTGCACGCTGGAGTCGGCGGATCACTTCTCGTACCGCCGCGACCGCACCACCGGGCGGCTCGCGGGTCATGTGTGGCTGGACTGAGGAAGATGACGGACCGTAAGGACGAACTCGCCGTGAACCTGGCGAGGGTGGAGGAGCGGATCGCCGCCGCGTGCGCCGCCGCCGGCCGCGCGCGCGACGAGGTGACCCTGATCGTGGTCACCAAGACCTACCCCGCGAGCGACGTGCGGATCCTGTCGGAACTCGGTGTGCGTCACGTCGCCGAGAACCGGGACCAGGACGCCGCCCCCAAGGCGGCGGAGTGCTCGGATCTGCCCCTTACGTGGCATTTCGTCGGTCAGCTTCAGACCAATAAGGTGCGTTCCGTGGTCGGTTATGCCGATCTCGTACAGTCGGTCGACCGATCCCGACTGGTGACGGCTCTCTCCAAGGAGGCCGTGCGGGCCGGGCGCGAGGTGGGCTGTCTCGTCCAGGTCGCCCTCGACGCCGGCGCGAGCGGCCGGGGCGAGCGCGGAGGAGTCGCGCCCGGCTCGGTCGCGGAGTTGGCCGCGCTCATCGCCGGGGCCGAGGGGCTGCGGCTGGACGGGCTGATGACGGTCGCCCCGCTCACCGGCGAGTACGCGGGACGCGAACAGGCCGCCTTCGAGCGGTTGATGGATTTGTCGACGGACCTGCGCCGCACCCATCCGACTGCGAACATGGTCTCGGCAGGGATGAGTGCGGACCTCGAACAGGCTGTGGCCGCCGGAGCGACACATGTGCGCGTCGGCAGTGCGGTACTCGGAGTCCGCCCCGGGCTCGGGTAACGTCGCCAAGAAGTCGGACCACAGCAGAAAATATGGTCATTTCCGCCAAATAGCGGACGTAACGACCTAGTGGATCGCGGGCACTTGGCGGTCGTCAGCAGATCCACCACAGAGCGGAGGACTCGGAGCATGGCCGGCGCGATGCGCAAAATGGCGGTCTACCTCGGCCTCGTGGAGGACGATGGGTACGACGGCCGCGGATTCGACCCAGATGACGACTTCGAACCCGAACTCGACCCGGAGCCCGAGCGGGACCACCGGCGACATGAGTCATCTCACCAGTCGCACGGTGCACATCAGTCCCAAAGGGACGAAGAGGTACGAGTCGTACACCCTCCCGCGCCGCGCGAACCGGTCTCCCGTTCCGCTTCGCTCCCCGCGGAATCGCCACGCCCGGCGCGGATCGCGCCCGTGGCATCCATCACACAAGAACGCGCGAGCCTGGAGAAGAACGCACCGGTGATCATGCCCAAGGTCGTGTCCGAACGAGAGCCTTACCGGATCACCACGCTCCACCCCCGGACCTACAACGAGGCCCGTACCATCGGGGAACACTTCCGTGAGGGCACGCCGGTGATCATGAATCTGACTGAGATGGATGACACAGACGCGAAGCGACTTGTCGACTTTGCGGCCGGTTTGGTGTTTGGTCTTCACGGCAGCATCGAGCGGGTGACGCAGAAGGTGTTCCTGCTGTCTCCTGCTAACGTCGATGTCACGGCGGAGGACAAGGCCCGCATCGCAGAGGGCGGGTTCTTCAACCAGAGCTGAGACGCAGTACCGGACCGAGCAGTGCACAGGGGAGAGGGAAAAACAGGCCATGAGCGTGTTCGCGCAGGTGATCTACATCGCGCTGATGGTGTTCCTCATCGTGCTCATCTTCCGGCTGGTCATGGACTACGTGTTCCAGTTCGCCCGCTCGTGGCAACCCGGCAAGGCGATGGTGGTCGTCCTGGAGGCCACCTACACTGTCACCGATCCACCGCTGAAGCTTCTGCGGCGGTTCATCCCGCCGCTGCGTCTCGGGGGCGTGGCGCTCGACCTGTCCTTCTTCGTCCTGATGATCATCGTCTACATCCTGATCTCGATCGTGGGCAATCTCGCGAGGTGACTGTGGACGATACGGTCTTGCCGACTGCCGATGACTACGTTGAGGTGAAGAGATGCCGTTGACCCCCGAGGACGTGCGGAACAAGCAGTTCACGACCGTCCGCCTCCGAGAAGGCTATGACGAGGACGAGGTCGATGCCTTCCTCGACGAGGTCGAAGCCGAACTGACGCGCCTGCTCCGCGAGAACGAGGACCTGCGCGCCAAGCTGGCCGCGGCCACGCGTGCCGCCGCGCAGAACCAGCAGAACATGCGCAAGCCTCCTGAGCCACAGGACCAGCAGCAGCAACAGCAGCAGGGGCCGCCCCAGGGCATGCCCCAGCAGGGCATGCGAGGTCCCGGCGCTCCGGTGCCCGCCGGGATATCGGGCCCGCCGCAGCAGCAGATGGGTGGCCCCATGGGTGGTCCGCCCCAGCTGCCGAGCGGTGCGCCGCAGCTGCCCGCCGGCCCCGGCGGACAGGGCGGCCCGCAGGGCCCCGGCCCCATGGGTCAGGGTCCCGGGCCGATGGGCCAGGGCGGCCCGATGCAGGGGCAGATGGGCCATGGCGGCCCGATGGGCGGTCCCATGGGCGGACCCGGTATGCCCGGTCAGGGCGGCCCGGGTGGCGACAGCGCCGCGCGCGTCCTGTCGCTGGCCCAGCAGACCGCCGACCAGGCGATCGCCGAGGCCCGTTCCGAGGCCAACAAGATCGTCGGCGAGGCGCGTTCGCGTGCCGAGGGTCTCGAGCGGGACGCCCGCGCCAAGGCGGACGCCCTGGAGCGGGACGCGCAGGAGAAGCACCGCGTCGCGATGGGCTCCCTGGAGTCCGCCCGCGCCACGCTGGAGCGCAAGGTCGAGGACCTGCGCGGCTTCGAGCGCGAGTACCGCACGCGGCTGAAGTCCTACCTGGAGTCGCAGCTGCGCCAGCTGGAGACCCAGGCGGACGACTCGCTCGCCCCGCCGCGCCAGGCTCCCGCCTCCAGCGCCCCGTCGCTGCCGCCGTCCCCGGCGCCCTCGATGGCTCCGGCCGGTGCCGGTGCGCCGTCCTACGGCGGCACCCAGACGATGGGTGGCCCGCCGAGCCAGTCCGGCCCGTCCTACGGCGGTCAGCAGCAGATGCAGCCGGCGATGACCCAGCCGATGGCGCCGGTGCGTCCGCAGGGCCCCTCTCCGATGGGTCAGGCGCCCTCGCCGATGCGCGGGTTCCTCATCGACGAGGACGACAACTGACGGCCCTCGTGGTCATGAGTACGGCGTAGCAGTCGGCAGCGTTCAGGGCGGGGCCCCCGGATCCACAGGATTCCGGGGGCCCCGCCCTTGTGCTGTGCGCGCCCGTCGTCCCTGCGGTGGGTGTTCGACCGCGGGGCAGCTGTCCGTCGGACACCACGCCGAGGGCCCGGTGCCGCCAAGATTCTTCCTGGCGGCACCGGGCCCTCGTGTGCGGTGCCCCGCGTGTTACGCCTTGCGCAGGCGGAACGTCAGGGACAGGCCCTCGTCCGTGAAGGCGTCGCCGTAGCCGGCGTCCGCCTCGCCCTGGGCGAAGTCGGTGGCGAGGACCTCGTCGGCGATCAGGGCGGAGTGGCCGGTCAGGGCGTCGACCGTCGCGGCGTCCGTGGCCGTCCAGCGCAGGGCGATCCGGTCGGCCACGTCGAGGCCGCTGTTCTTGCGGGCCTCCTGGATGAGACGGATCGCGTCCCGGGCCAGGCCCGCGCGGCGCAGCTCCTCGGTGATCTCCAGGTCCAGGGCGACGGTGGCACCGGCGTCGGAGGCCACCGACCAGCCCTCGCGCGGGGTCTCCGTGATGATCACCTCGTCCGGGGCGAGGGTGATCGTCTCGCCGTCGACCTCGACCGAGGCCGTGCCCTCGCGCAGCGCGAGGGACAGCGCGGCGGCGTCCGCGTTCGCGACCGCCTTGGCCACGTCCTGGACCCGCTTGCCGAACCGCTTGCCCAGCGCGCGGAAGTTGGCCTTGGCCGTGGTGTCCACCAGCGAGCCGCCCACCTCGGACAGCGACGCCAGCGACTCGACGTTCAGCTCCTCGGTGATCTGCGCGTGCAGCTCCGGGTCGAGGCCGTCGAAGCCGCTCGCGGCGATCAGCGCCCGCCTCAGCGGCTGGCGGGTCTTCACGCCCGACTCCGCGCGGGTGGCACGGCCCAGCTCCACCAGACGGCGCACCAGCAGCATCTGCCGCGACAGCTCCGGGTCGATGGCGGTCAGGTCCGCCTCGGGCCAGGTGGACAGGTGCACCGACTCCGGGGCGCCCGGGGTGACCGGGACGATCAGGTCCTGCCAGACCCGCTCGGTGATGAACGGGGTCAGCGGGGCCATCAGCCGGGTGACCGTCTCCACGACCTCGTGCAGGGTGCGCAGCGCGGCCTTGTCGCCCTGCCAGAAGCGGCGGCGCGAGCGGCGGACGTACCAGTTGGACAGGTCGTCGACGAACGCGGAGAGCAGCTTGCCGGCGCGCTGGGTGTCGTAGCCCTCCAGAGCCTGCGTCACCTGGTCGGTGAGCGCGTGGAGTTCGGACAGCAGCCAGCGGTCGAGGACCGGCCGGTCGGCTGGGGCCGGGTCGGCCGCGGAGGGAGCCCAGTTCGACGTGCGGGCGTAGAGGGCCTGGAAGGCGACCGTGTTCCAGTAGGTCAGCAGCGTCTTGCGGACGACCTCCTGGATGGTGCCGTGGCCCACCCTGCGGGCCGCCCACGGCGAGCCGCCGGCCGCCATGAACCAGCGGACCGCGTCCGCGCCGTGCTGGTCCATCAGCGGGATCGGCTGCAGGATGTTGCCCAGGTGCTTGGACATCTTGCGGCCGTCCTCGGCCAGGATGTGACCGAGGCAGACCACGTTCTCGTACGACGACTTGTCGAAGACGAGGGTGCCGACCGCCATCAGGGTGTAGAACCAGCCGCGGGTCTGGTCGATGGCCTCGGAGATGAACTGCGCCGGGTACCGGCTCTCGAACAGCTCCTTGTTCTTGTACGGGTAGCCCCACTGCGCGAACGGCATCGAGCCCGAGTCGTACCAGGCGTCGATGACCTCCGGCACGCGCACGGCCGTCTTCCCGCAGCCGTCGTGGCGGCAGGCGAAGGTGACCTCGTCGATGTACGGGCGGTGCGGGTCGAGCCCGGACTGGTCGGTGCCGGTCAGCTCGGTCAGCTCCGCGCGGGAGCCGACGACGGTGAGGTGGTCGTCCTCGCAGCGCCAGATCGGCAGCGGGGTGCCCCAGTAGCGGTTGCGGGACAGCGCCCAGTCGATGTTGTTGTTCAGCCAGTCGCCGTACCGGCCGTGCTTGACGGAGTCGGGGAACCAGTTGGTCTTCTCGTTCTCCTGGAGCAGGCGGTCCTTGATGGCCGTGGTGCGGATGTACCAGGACGGCTGCGCGTAGTAGAGGAGCGCGGTGTGGCAGCGCCAGCAGTGCGGGTAGCTGTGCTCGTACGGGATGTGCCGGAAGAGCAGGCCGCGCTCGTCGAGGTCGGCGGTGAGCTTCTCGTCGGCCTTCTTGAAGAAGGCGCCGCCGACGAGCGGGACGTCCTCCTCGAAGGTGCCGTCGGGGCGGACCGGGTTGACGACGGGCAGGCCGTAGGAGCGGCAGACCTTGAGGTCGTCCTCGCCGAAGGCGGGGGACTGGTGGACCAGGCCGGTGCCGTCCTCGGTGGTGACGTACTCGGCGTTCACCACGAAGTGGGCGGGCTCGGGGAACTCCACCAGCTCGAAGGGGCGCCGGTAGGTCCAGCGCTCCATCTCGGCGCCGGTGAAGGACTGCCCGGTGGCCTCCCAGCCCTCGCCGAGGGCCTTGGCGAGCAGCGGCTCGGCGACGACCAGCTTCTCCTCGCCGTTCGTGGCGACGACGTACGTCACCTCGGGGTGGGCGGCGACCGCGGTGTTGGAGACCAGGGTCCACGGGGTGGTCGTCCAGACGACCAGCGCGGCCTCGCCGGCCAGCGGGCCCGAGGTGAGCGGGAAGCGGACGTAGACGGAGGGGTCCACGACCGTCTCGTAGCCCTGCGCCAGCTCGTGGTCGGAGAGGCCGGTGCCGCAGCGCGGGCACCAGGGGGCCACGCGGTGGTCCTGGACCAGCAGGCCCTTGGTGAAGATCTCCTTCAGCGACCACCAGACGGACTCGACGTACTCCGGGTCCATGGTGCGGTAGGCGTCGTCGAGGTCGACCCAGTAGCCCATGCGGGTGGTCAGCTCGGTGAAGGCGTCGGTGTGGCGGGTCACGGACTCGCGGCACTTGGCGTTGAACTCGGCGATGCCGTACGCCTCGATGTCCTGCTTGCCGGAGAAGCCGAGTTCCTTCTCGACGGCGAGCTCCACCGGGAGGCCGTGGCAGTCCCAGCCGGCCTTGCGGGCCACGTGGTAGCCGCGCATGGTGCGGAAGCGGGGGAAGACGTCCTTGAAGACGCGGGCCTCGATGTGGTGGGCGCCGGGCATGCCGTTGGCGGTGGGCGGGCCCTCGTAGAACACCCACTCGGGGCGTCCCTCGGACTGCTCCAGGCTCTTGGCGAAGATCTTCTGCTCGCGCCAGAAGTCGAGCACGGCGTGCTCGAGGGCGGGCAGGTCGACCTGGGCGGGCACTTGGCGGTACGTCGGCGTTGTCATCAGCGGGCTTCCTCCGGCGGACTTGCTGCCTTCCGTCCGGAGGGACGAGAGCCGTGTCGATCCCTGCGCCGCCTTGGCGCGCTCCCGCGGTACCACCCTCCTTGGCCCCCCGGTGCTTCGTGTGCGCCGGTGAGCCCCCTCATTGGGGTCGCGATGCCGGTTCTACCGCCCCCGTGGGGGTTTCTTCCGGCGGCTCCGGGGTGATCTTCACGTCGCGCTCGCCCCCGGGCTCACACCGTCCCCGGGTCGCTCTGGGCTGCGTACGCCGCTACTCGTCCCCATCCACGCTTTTCGCTCCGCCCAGTGTACGGCGCGCCGGGGACAGCGGCCGACCCGATTTCCGCGACCGGGGGGCGGGACGCCGTTTCGGTGCCCTGCCGCCCGGTGTACTCCGAATGGCGAGGTACGGGTGTTCGGATTCCCGGGCGCCCTTCCCGGCGGCATACCCGGCGGGGAGCTGGGCACAACGCATGCAGGCTCGTCGCGCGGCGTCCGCGGGGCGGGGGAATCGGGCGGTGTGCCCCGTTGCCGCGGGACTCAAGTCGATTTATCGTCCCAGCACGATTCGCGTGCAAGATCACAATATGTGAAGGGGCCGCGGCCATGGTGGCGAAGAAGACCGCCGTACAGCAGTCGGCGCCGTTCGGCGAGCCCCGATCCGTTCCCGGTGGTGGGTCCCGTGGGACCGGTGGGACGAAGGGGTCCGGTGGGAAGGCGCGGGGCACGCTGGCGACGGTCGGCGGCACGGCGGCACCCGAGGTGGGGGCGGACGGCGGGGGACCCGCCGCACCCAAGGCGGCCGTGAAGAAGGCGTCCGCGAGGACGTCCGGGAAGTCAGCGTCCGGAAAGACAGCGTCCGTGAAGAAGGCGTCCGGGAAGAAGGCGTCCGTCATGGAGGAGCCTGCGAAGAGGACGGCGGCCGGGGGTACGGCGACGGGAGGTGCGGCCGTCGAGGAGGCGGAGGCGCCTGTCGGGCGGCCGGCAGGGAAGAAGTCCCCTGCGAAGAAGTCCCCTGAGCAGGGGACACCTCCCAAGAAGGCGGTGGCGGAGAAGACGGCGGCTGCCGGGGCGCCCGAGAAGAAGGCGGCGCCGGGGAAGCCGCCCGCGGCGGCGAAGAAGAAGACGGCCGCGACGGCGAAGAAGACAGCGGCGAAGAAGACGGTGGCGAAGAAGACGGCAGCGGCGGACAAGGCGCCCGCGGGGAAGGCGCCCGCCAAGAAGACGAGGGCCCGCGACGTGCCCCCGGAGAAGGCGGCCCGGGCGGCGGGTGCCGTCGTGGCGGGGGCGGAGGGAACCGGGCCGGAGGGTCCGGGTGGTGGCGCCGGCGGGAAGCCGCGGGGCGTCGCCAGGACCAGTGGGTCCGCTCAGGATGTGGCCGGGCACAGCGCGGCCGATGACGCGGACGCGGCCGAGGCCGCGCCGCAGACGGGAGTGACGACGGTGGGTGCGAAGAAGACTCCTGGCACGGCGGCGACGGCGGCGAAGACCGCTGTACCCAAGGCCCGGATCGGCGCGGCGGAGCCGGGCGACCTCGCGGTGCGTCCGGGCGAGGAGCCCTGGACTCCGGACGAGGTCGAGGAGGCGCGGACCGAGCTGATGTCCGAGGTGCTGCGGCTGCGCGAGGAGATCACGTCCTCGGAGCAGTCGCTGGCCGGCCTGATGCGGGACTCCGGCGACGGCGCGGGCGACGACCAGGCGGACACCGGGACCAAGAACATCACGCGCGAGCACGAACTCGCGCTCGCCGCCAACGCGCGCGAGATGCTCACCCAGTTCGAACGCGCCCTCCAGCGCCTCGACGCCGGGACGTACGGCCTGTGCGAGAACTGCGGCAACCCCATCGGAAAGGCCCGGATGCAGGCCTTCCCGCGGGCCACCCTGTGCGTCGAGTGCAAGCAGAAGCAGGAGCGCCGGTACTGATCGGCGGCCGTGCAGGTCGTGCCGTACCCTCGTCCTCAGTCAGGTACCTAGGTTGAGGGACTCACGTGGCAGAGGCGGAGCGCATCATCGGTACGCCGGACACCCCGGACGCGGACCGGGACGAGCAGGAGACGGCCGGCACCGAGGGCACGGCGGCGGAGACCGGGCGGCCCCGCGGCAAGCGGCGGGTCGTCGTGCTGTTCGCCGTCGCCGCCTTCGCCTACGCCCTCGACCTGATCAGCAAGATGATCGTGGTCGCCAAGCTGGAGCACCACGAGCCCATCGAGATCATCGGGGACTGGCTGAGGTTCGAGGCGATCCGCAACGCGGGCGCGGCGTTCGGCTTCGGCGAGGCCTTCACCGTGATCTTCACGGTGATCGCCGCGTCGGTGATCGTGGTGATCATCCGCCTGGCGCGCAAGCTCTACAGCCTGCCCTGGGCGATCGCGCTCGGCATGCTGCTCGGCGGCGCCCTCGGCAACCTCACCGACCGGATCTTCCGGTCCCCGGGTGTCTTCGAGGGCGCGGT is a window from the Streptomyces capillispiralis genome containing:
- a CDS encoding cell division protein FtsQ/DivIB — translated: MAGSTTAERGARQQGSSGPPPPVRRFGQRHVRRIIVSAIALLFLGSGAFWLLYGSDLVRVERVTVSGTRVLTPDQVRAAADVPLGEQLVSVDTDAIEARLAHELPRIDMVDVIRSWPSEITLKVAERTPVLLIHQGEKFVEVDDEGVRFATVAKAPKGVPALELAVSGTGSTAPSLRRFGQDRLVREAVRVAGDLPSAVARTTRSVKVRSYDDISLELTDGRTVDWGSGEKNAEKGRTLTALMKAEPGARHFDVSVPTAPASSGS
- the ftsZ gene encoding cell division protein FtsZ; this encodes MAAPQNYLAVIKVIGVGGGGVNAINRMIEVGLKGVEFIAINTDAQALLMSDADVKLDVGRELTRGLGAGANPAVGRKAAEDHREEIEEVLKGADMVFVTAGEGGGTGTGGAPVVANIARSLGALTIGVVTRPFTFEGRRRANQAEDGIAELREEVDTLIVIPNDRLLSISDRQVSVLDAFKSADQVLLSGVQGITDLITTPGLINLDFADVKSVMSEAGSALMGIGSARGDDRAVAAAEMAISSPLLEASIDGARGVLLSISGGSDLGLFEINEAAQLVSEAAHPEANIIFGAVIDDALGDEVRVTVIAAGFDGGQPPAKRDNVLGSSSAKREEPAPARQPESRPSFGSLGSVTPKEDPEPVAPEPVNDIPVVQPPVPPSRSYDSAAEELDVPDFLK
- the pgeF gene encoding peptidoglycan editing factor PgeF produces the protein MIGQRESVSGAHFAFTDRWGGVSAAPYEELNLGGAVGDDPGAVRTNRELAAKSLGVDPALVVWMNQVHGADVVVVDEPWGERPVPEVDAIVTARRGLALAVLTADCVPVLLADPVAGVVAAAHAGRPGLVAGVVPAAVRAMTGLGAEPSRIVARTGPAVCGRCYEVPEAMRAEVAAAEPAAHAVTSWGTPAVDVAAGVHAQLERLGVRDREQSPVCTLESADHFSYRRDRTTGRLAGHVWLD
- a CDS encoding YggS family pyridoxal phosphate-dependent enzyme translates to MTDRKDELAVNLARVEERIAAACAAAGRARDEVTLIVVTKTYPASDVRILSELGVRHVAENRDQDAAPKAAECSDLPLTWHFVGQLQTNKVRSVVGYADLVQSVDRSRLVTALSKEAVRAGREVGCLVQVALDAGASGRGERGGVAPGSVAELAALIAGAEGLRLDGLMTVAPLTGEYAGREQAAFERLMDLSTDLRRTHPTANMVSAGMSADLEQAVAAGATHVRVGSAVLGVRPGLG
- a CDS encoding cell division protein SepF, producing MAGAMRKMAVYLGLVEDDGYDGRGFDPDDDFEPELDPEPERDHRRHESSHQSHGAHQSQRDEEVRVVHPPAPREPVSRSASLPAESPRPARIAPVASITQERASLEKNAPVIMPKVVSEREPYRITTLHPRTYNEARTIGEHFREGTPVIMNLTEMDDTDAKRLVDFAAGLVFGLHGSIERVTQKVFLLSPANVDVTAEDKARIAEGGFFNQS
- a CDS encoding YggT family protein, coding for MSVFAQVIYIALMVFLIVLIFRLVMDYVFQFARSWQPGKAMVVVLEATYTVTDPPLKLLRRFIPPLRLGGVALDLSFFVLMIIVYILISIVGNLAR
- a CDS encoding DivIVA domain-containing protein encodes the protein MPLTPEDVRNKQFTTVRLREGYDEDEVDAFLDEVEAELTRLLRENEDLRAKLAAATRAAAQNQQNMRKPPEPQDQQQQQQQGPPQGMPQQGMRGPGAPVPAGISGPPQQQMGGPMGGPPQLPSGAPQLPAGPGGQGGPQGPGPMGQGPGPMGQGGPMQGQMGHGGPMGGPMGGPGMPGQGGPGGDSAARVLSLAQQTADQAIAEARSEANKIVGEARSRAEGLERDARAKADALERDAQEKHRVAMGSLESARATLERKVEDLRGFEREYRTRLKSYLESQLRQLETQADDSLAPPRQAPASSAPSLPPSPAPSMAPAGAGAPSYGGTQTMGGPPSQSGPSYGGQQQMQPAMTQPMAPVRPQGPSPMGQAPSPMRGFLIDEDDN
- the ileS gene encoding isoleucine--tRNA ligase, coding for MTTPTYRQVPAQVDLPALEHAVLDFWREQKIFAKSLEQSEGRPEWVFYEGPPTANGMPGAHHIEARVFKDVFPRFRTMRGYHVARKAGWDCHGLPVELAVEKELGFSGKQDIEAYGIAEFNAKCRESVTRHTDAFTELTTRMGYWVDLDDAYRTMDPEYVESVWWSLKEIFTKGLLVQDHRVAPWCPRCGTGLSDHELAQGYETVVDPSVYVRFPLTSGPLAGEAALVVWTTTPWTLVSNTAVAAHPEVTYVVATNGEEKLVVAEPLLAKALGEGWEATGQSFTGAEMERWTYRRPFELVEFPEPAHFVVNAEYVTTEDGTGLVHQSPAFGEDDLKVCRSYGLPVVNPVRPDGTFEEDVPLVGGAFFKKADEKLTADLDERGLLFRHIPYEHSYPHCWRCHTALLYYAQPSWYIRTTAIKDRLLQENEKTNWFPDSVKHGRYGDWLNNNIDWALSRNRYWGTPLPIWRCEDDHLTVVGSRAELTELTGTDQSGLDPHRPYIDEVTFACRHDGCGKTAVRVPEVIDAWYDSGSMPFAQWGYPYKNKELFESRYPAQFISEAIDQTRGWFYTLMAVGTLVFDKSSYENVVCLGHILAEDGRKMSKHLGNILQPIPLMDQHGADAVRWFMAAGGSPWAARRVGHGTIQEVVRKTLLTYWNTVAFQALYARTSNWAPSAADPAPADRPVLDRWLLSELHALTDQVTQALEGYDTQRAGKLLSAFVDDLSNWYVRRSRRRFWQGDKAALRTLHEVVETVTRLMAPLTPFITERVWQDLIVPVTPGAPESVHLSTWPEADLTAIDPELSRQMLLVRRLVELGRATRAESGVKTRQPLRRALIAASGFDGLDPELHAQITEELNVESLASLSEVGGSLVDTTAKANFRALGKRFGKRVQDVAKAVANADAAALSLALREGTASVEVDGETITLAPDEVIITETPREGWSVASDAGATVALDLEITEELRRAGLARDAIRLIQEARKNSGLDVADRIALRWTATDAATVDALTGHSALIADEVLATDFAQGEADAGYGDAFTDEGLSLTFRLRKA
- a CDS encoding TraR/DksA family transcriptional regulator, coding for MAEKTAAAGAPEKKAAPGKPPAAAKKKTAATAKKTAAKKTVAKKTAAADKAPAGKAPAKKTRARDVPPEKAARAAGAVVAGAEGTGPEGPGGGAGGKPRGVARTSGSAQDVAGHSAADDADAAEAAPQTGVTTVGAKKTPGTAATAAKTAVPKARIGAAEPGDLAVRPGEEPWTPDEVEEARTELMSEVLRLREEITSSEQSLAGLMRDSGDGAGDDQADTGTKNITREHELALAANAREMLTQFERALQRLDAGTYGLCENCGNPIGKARMQAFPRATLCVECKQKQERRY